From the Agromyces laixinhei genome, the window TCTTCGCGCACGGCGGCACGGGCCGCCTCGCGGGCTTCGTCGGTCTCGGGAGCGGGAGCGGGAGCAGGAGCGCCAGCGAGGTCGACACCGGCGGCGCCGCCGTTGACGTGCTGCACCGCGGTGGTCGTCGCACTGGTCGCGCGACGGGGCTGACGACGCTGGCGGGTGGGAGCGGCCGCTGCGGTCTCGTCGGCCGCGACATCGGTCACGGCTGCCGACGGCGCCGCCGGGGCCTCGGCCGGAGCATCGGCAGGGGTGTCGACGTCGAGCTCGACGGGCGCGGCCCGCTCGGTCGTGGAAGCCTCGGCCGTCTCGACCGACGCGGCAGCATCTGAGCCTGCGGCCGACTCCTGGTGCGCGGCGATCAGCTCCACGAGGTCGCCCTTCCGGCGCTTCGAGCCGCCGGCGAGGCCGAGGGACGCTGCGAGCTCCTGGAGCTCGGCGACCTTCATGGCGGACAGTCGGGCGGTGTTGGCCACGCGATCGGCGTGGTCGGTTCCGTTGGTCACTGGGTATGTTCCTTTCCCCTGTCGCAAGAGTTGCTGATTCAGGAGAGCTGATCGCTGACACGAGCGATGTCGGTGCGCACGAGGGCGCAGACACGCGCGAGAGCGAAGCAATAGATTGCCGGAAATTGCACGAGCGAGCCGGGACGCGAACAGTGCGTCGCCTGCCAGGTGCGTCGCCAGCCTATCATCACCGGGCCGTTGGTTTCACACGCGGCGCGCCTGTGAAGTGCGGATGTCACGTGCGGATGATCGAGCTGGGCTGCCGCCTTTCGCTCTCCGGTCTCCCGCGAGGGGCGGCGTCGCCTGAGTGGTCTGCCGCGGACGCTGCGCGGCGCTGGGACGCCGAGCGAGCTGGGGCTGCCGCCTTTCGCGACGGTTCGGACCGCTAGGCGCTCTGAACCGTCGCGCCCTTGAAGTCCACGGCGAGCGGCAGGGCCTGCCATGCGGTGTCGGCGGTCGCCTCGACGAGTGCGATGGCCGCAGCGCGTTCGCTGGGATCGCTCGCGAGCACGAGGATCGACGGCCCGGCCCCCGACACGACCGCCGGATGCCCCGCCTCGCGAAGCACCCCGATGAGCCGATCGGTTTCGGGCATCGCCTTGGCCCGATAGTGCTGGTGCAGCTTGTCTTCGGTTGCCTGGAAGAGCAGTTCGGGGCTCTGGACGAGCGCAGCGACGAGGAGCGCCGATCGCGAGACGTTGAACACCGCGTCTTCGTGCGGCACCGACTCGGGTTGCAGCGAGCGGGCGAGCGCCGTCGACATCTCGTGCTCGGGCACGAGCACGAGCGGGGAGACGCCGCGATGCACGATGAGCTTCTTGTGTCGCGGACCCTCCGGAGTCACCCAGGCGATCGTGAGGCCGCCGAAGAGTGCCGGAGCCACGTTGTCGGGGTGGCCCTCGAGTTCGGTGGCGAGATCGAGCAGTTCATCGGCACCGAAGTCGACGACGCCGTCGAGCAGCCCCCTGGCGGCCATGACACCGGCGACGATCGCGGCACCGGATGAACCGAGACCGCGGCCATGCGGAATCGAGTTGTGCGCCACGAGCCGCAGCGCCGGCAGCGGCACCCCTGCGCGGGCGAAGGTATGGGCGATCGCGCGAACGACGAGGTGACGCTCGTCGAGCGGCACCTCCCCCTCGCCGACGCCGTGCACCTCGATCTCGAGCCCTGAGCCGTCGTGCCCCGGCGAGTCATCCGGAACCGAGACCTCGATCTCGTCGTACCTGGCCAGCGCGAGACCGAGGGTGTCGAAGCCCGGGCCGAGGTTGGCCGAGGTCGCCGGAACCTTCACGAGTACGCGGTGACCGGTCAGCGACGGCACAGCGGTCATGAGGCGAGTCCGAGCACCGAGGCGATCTGCGCGGTGTCGACGGGAACGACCGTCGGCTGCACGTCGGAGCCGTCGGCCATGCGAAGCGCCCACTGCGGGTCCTTCAGACCGTGCCCGGTGACCGTGAGCACGACGCGTGCGCCTGCGGGGACGACGCCGGCGGCCGAACGCTCGAGGAGGCCCGCGACCGAGATGGCCGACGCGGGTTCGACGAAGATGCCGACCTCAGCGGAGAGGATGCGCTGTGCCTCGAGGATCTTCTCGTCTTCGATCGCGCCGAAGTAGCCGTCGGACGCGTCGCGCGCCTCGAGCGCGAGTTCCCACGACGCCGGATTGCCGATGCGGATCGCGCTCGCGATCGTGTCGGGGTCGCGCACGACCTCGCCGCGCACGATCGGCGCCGAGCCCGCGGCCTGGAAGCCGAACATGCGAGGCAGACGCGTGGCGTTGCCCGCCGCGATGTCTTCGCGGTAGCCGCGCGTGTACGCCGTGTAGTTGCCGGCGTTGCCCACGGGGATGAAGTGGAAGTCGGGAGCATCGCCGAGCACTTCGACGACCTCGAACGCCGCCGTCTTCTGCCCCTCGATACGGTCGTTGTTGACCGAGTTCACGAGGTGCACCGGGTAGTTGGCCGCGAGGTCGCGCGCGATGTCGAGGCAGTCGTCGAAGTTGCCCTGCACCTGCAGGAGTTCGGCGTTGTGGGCGATGGCCTGGCTGAGCTTGCCCATCGCGATCTTGCCCTCGGGCACGAGTACGGCGGCCTTGATGCCGGCGTGCGTCGCGTAGGCGGCCGCCGACGCGGAGGTGTTGCCGGTCGAGGCGCAGATGACGACCTTCGCACCGTGCTCGACGGCCTTCGTGACGGCCATCGTCATGCCGCGGTCCTTGAAGGAGCCGGTGGGGTTCATGCCCTCGAACTTCACCCAGACGTCGGCGCCGGTGCGTGCCGAGAGTGCGGGAGCAGGCAGGAGCGGCGTGCCGCCCTCACCGAGGGTCACGATCGGAGTGGCGTCGGTGACGTCGAGCCGGTCGGCGTACTCGCGGATGACTCCGCGCCATTGGCGGGAATTCGCCTTGGGGCTGATGGGGGTGTTCACACTGCTCCTTCGACTCGGAGGACGGACGCGAGGGATGCGACGACTGGACTCTGGACGAGGGCGGCGACGGTCTCGGCGAGCGCGGACTCCTTCGCCTCGTGCGTCCCGATCACCAGCGTAGCCCGATCGGAACCCTCGTCGACCGTCTGCTGCAATTGCTCGACGGAGACGCCGTGGTCGGCGAAGGTACGGGCGATCTGCTCGAGCACGCCCGGTTCGTCGGCGACCTCGAGGGTGATGGCGTACCGCGTCGTGATTCGCCCGATCTCGAGCACGGGCAGCGCCGCATGCGTCGACTCGGCCGTGCCCGGGCCGCCGATCACGTGCCGACGGGCGATCGCGACGAGGTCGCCGAGCACGGCCGATGCGGTCTGCACTCCCCCGGCGCCCGCCCCGTAGAACATGAGCGGGCCGGCAGCGGATGCCTCGACGAAGACCGCGTTGTTTCCGCCGTGGACGGCGGCGAGCGGGTGGCTGCGCGGCACGAGCGCCGGATAGACCCGCGCCGAGACGCCCTCCTCGCCGGTCTCGCCGTCGGTCAGCCGTTCGCAGATCGCGAGGAGCTTCACGACGTAGCCCGCGCGACGTGCGGAGTCGACCTGTGCGGCGGAGATCTCCGTGATGCCCTCGCGGTGCACCGCCTCGACGGGCACGCTCGTGTGGAATGCGAGACTCGCGAGGATCGCCGCTTTCTGCGCGGCGTCGTAGCCGCCGATGTCGGCGGTCGGGTCGGCCTCGGCGTAGCCGAGTTCGGTCGCCGTCGCGAGGGCGTCTTCGAGGGTGGCGCCCGTCTGGTCCATGCGGTCGAGGATGAAGTTCGTCGTGCCGTTCACGATGCCGAGGATGCGGTCGACCCGGTCGCCCGCGAGGCTGTCGCGCAGCGGCCGGATGATCGGGATGGCGCCCGCGACGGCCGCCTCGTACGAGAGCTGGGCGCCGACCTGCTCAGCGGCGGCGAAGAGCTCGGGGCCGTGCTGCGCGATCAGCGCCTTGTTGCCCGTGACGACGTCGGCGCCGGAGGCGATGGCCTGCAGCATGAGCGTACGAGCCGGCTCGATTCCGCCCATGAGCTCGATCACGATGTCGGAGCCGAGGATGAGCGCGTCGGAGTCGGTCGTCAACAGCTCGCGGGGCAGCTCGGCATCGCGCTCGGCGTCGAGATCCCGCACGGCGATGCCGACGAGTTCGATGCGGGCGCCGATTCGCTGGGCGAGCTCGTCGGAGTGGTCGAGCAGGAGGCGTGCCACCTGTGAGCCGACGGAGCCCGCGCCGAGCAGGCCCACTCGGATGGAGCGGTACTCGATCATGCAGGGTTCCCTTCCATGGGGCGGTCGTTGGAGAGGTCGGATGCCGCGAGCACGGCGTCGCGGGCGAGCAACTGCTGCTCGGTCTCGCCGTGCACGATGACGCGCGCGACGCCGTCGCGCACGGCGATGACGGGCGGGCGCGGCACGTGGTTGTAGTTGGAGCCGAGCGACCAGCAGTAGGCGCCTGTCGCGGGCACGGCGAGCAGGTCGCCGGGGGCGACATCGCCCGGCAGGTACTCGGCGTCGACGACGATGTCGCCCGACTCGCAGTGCTTGCCGGCGACCCGCACGAGGGCGGGCGCGGCGGTCGAGACCCGCGAGGCGATGCGGGCTGAGTACTCGGCACCGTAGAGCGCTGTGCGGGCGTTGTCGCTCATGCCGCCGTCGATCGAGACGTAGCGGCGCACTCCGCCCTCGATCGGCACGGGCTTGGTCGTGCCGACCGTGTAGAGCGTGACCCCGGCCGGGCCGATGATCGAACGCCCGGGCTCGAAGGCGAGCTTCGGCACGGGGATGCCGTGCTCGCGGCATCCGGTCGCGACGGCGGCGGCGATGCCCTGCGCGATCTCCTCGATCGGCGAGGGCTCGTCGGCCGAGGTGTAGGCGATGCCGAAGCCGCCCCCCAGGTTCAACTCGGGAACCGGCCCGGTCTTCGAGAGTTCCGCATGCGCGCCGAGCAGTCGTTCGGCGGACTCGGCGAAGCCCGCAGCGTCGAAGATCTGCGAGCCGATGTGGCAGTGCAGGCCGATGAGGTCGAGCGACGCGTGCGATCGGATTCGGGTGCCGAGTTCGACCGCACTGGCCAGCGGCACGCCGAACTTCTGGTCTTCGTGGGCGGTCGCGAGGAACTCGTGCGTCGATGCGTGCACGCCGCTGTTGACGCGGAGCCGCACGGGCTGCACCCGGCCTGCGCGCGCCGCGGCATCCGCGACCCGTTCGATCTCGATCTCGCTGTCGATGATGATCGTGCCGACGCCGGCCTCGACGGCGCGTTCGATCTCGGCGACCGATTTGTTGTTGCCGTGGAAGCCGATGCGGGCCGGGTCCGCGCCCGCCGCGAGCGCGACGGCGAGTTCGCCACCGGTGCACACGTCGACCGCGAGTCCCTCCTCGGTCACCCAGTGCACGATCGCGCCCGACAGGAAGGCCTTGCCCGCGTAATACACGGTCACGGTCGTGCCGATGGCTGCTGCGGCGTCGTCGAATGCGCGCCTGATCTGCGACGCCCGGGCCCGGGCGTCGGCTTCGTCGACGACGTGGAGCGGGGTGCCGTACTCGGCGACGAGCGACGCCGCATCGACTCCGGCGATCACGAGCCGGCCGGCTTCGTCGCGTGCGGCGGTGGACGGCCAGACGAGCGGCGCGAGTGCGTTGGCGTCATCGGGCACGCGGAGCCATCCGGGGACAGGTGCACTGGATGCCACGGGGGAACCTCACGGACGGAATGGCGGCGGCATGGATCGCTCGAGGCGAGCGAACCCGGATCGGTTCCTGAAGCCTGCTGTGCGCGCCACCTTGTGGGTCGGCGTACCGCGAGTCTACCGAGGGGTGCGTGCCGAGCCGAATCGACGCCGGCGGCAGTGCGCTCGGGTTCGGTCAGCACGGTCAGTCGCAGGTGCCCCGCTGCTGGAGGCTCGCGGAGTCGAGCACGAGGCCGTCGCCGTCGAGCTCGACGACCGCGGTGCCCGGCGTGACCGAGACCGATTCGAGGAGCACGCCCGCCGGCAGCCGGTCGGCGATGCACAGCTCGATCGGGGTGCCGCCGACGAGTCGGTCGAGGAGTCCCGACACATCGAGCGATGCACCCCCGGCGGTGACCTCGACGCCGGACGGTTCGAGCAGCACGGCGTCACCGGCGGCCGTGGGGGTCGCGGTGACCTGATAGGTGAGGGGCAGGCCGAGCAGTTCGACGGAGCCCTCGTACCCGACGATGCCGTCGCCGAGCGTGAGTCCGGTCTCGACGCCGGCGACGGTGACCAATCGGTTCACCGACTCCTCGTCGGCCGTGATCGTCGCGCTCAGGCGCCGCACGGGCGACGACGTGTCGACCGGCAGTCCGTCGGCGACGACTTCGACGGCGAGGGGTGCGCCGTCGACGCTCAGCTGGGGCGCGGAGAGCTCGACGTGCTGCATCGTTCCCGAGAGGTACTGCGCGATGACGGAGAATCCGCCGATGCGCACGTCGACGTCGCCCTCGACGCCCTCGGGCAGGTTCGCCTCGATGTTCTGGGCGACACGCTGCTCGGCGATGCCCCGGCCGATGACGTCGGCCACGACGACGAGGGCGACGATCGCTGCGAGCACGACACCCACGACGATCCAGATGCGGGCTGAGCGGCCGAGTCGACCGCGAGACCGGGGCTCGGCGGGGTCTTCGGCCGGTGCAGCGGCGGCGTTGCGTGCGGCGGGCGGCGCGATGACCTCGGTCGGCCGCGCGTCGGTGAGGTCGCCCGGCATGACGGCGGTCGCCGCCGTGGCCTCGTCGGTCGCCTGCGGCTCGCCCTCGGGCTCGTCCGCACCCGACCGCCACCACGCCCGCTCGGAGCCATCGCCCCGGTCGCGCTCGTCGCCGTGCTTCACCATCGGTGCCTCCGGGTCGGGTCGGTCACATGCGTTCGGGTGCCGACACGCCGAGCAGCGCCAGTCCGTTGCGCAGCACCTGGCCCGTCGCGTCGTTCAGCCACAGCCTCGTGCGGTGCATCTCGCCGATCGGCTCCTCGCCGAGTGGGAGCACGCGGCAATTGTCGTACCAGCGATGGTAGAGCCCGGCGAGTTCCTCGATGTAGCGCGCGACTCGATGCGGTTCGCGGAGTTCGGCGGACTGGGCGACGACGCGCGGAAACTCCTGCAGCGCGCCGAGCAGCGCCGACTCGGTCTCGTGCGTCAGGAGCTCGGGTGCGAACGACGAACGATCGAGACCGACGGATGCCGCGTTGCGGTCGACCGCGCAGGTGCGGGCGTGCGCGTACTGCACGTAGAAGACCGGGTTGTCGTTCGTGCGGCGTTGCAGGATCTCGGGGTCGATCGTCAACGGCGAGTCGGCGGGATAGCGGCCGAGGGTGTACCGGAGCGGGTCGGTGCCGAGCCAGGCCTGCAGGTCGTCGAGTTCGATGATGTTTCCGGCGCGCTTCGAGAGCTTCGCACCGTTGATCGACACGAGCTGGCCGATCTGCACCTCGATATCGCGCTCAGGGTCGTCGCCGGCGGCGCCCGCGAGCGCCTTGAGGCGGTGCACGTACCCGTGGTGGTCGGCGCCGAGCAGGTAGATCTTGTGCTTGAAGCCGCGGTCGCCCTTGTCGAGGTACAGCGCCGCGTCGGCCGCGAAGTAGGTGTAGACGCCGTTGCTGCGGCGGACCACCCGGTCTTTGTCGTCGCCGAAGTCGGTCGTGCGCACCCACACGGCGTCGTCGAGCTCGAAGACGTGGCCCTGGGCACGCAGGCGCTCCACCGCGGTGTCGACGTCGCTGAGCCCGTCGTCGCCCGTCGAGTGCATGCGGCGTTCGCTCGTCCACACATCGAAGTGCACGTTGAACCGGGCGAGCGACTCGCGGATCTCGGCGAACTGCAGCTCGTAGGCGATCTCCTTCGCGGTGTGCAGCGCGACGTCATCGGCGAGCTCGAGCAGCTTGGGCTCGCGTTCGAGCACGCTCGCGGCGAGGTCGGAGATGTAGCTGCCCGGGTAGCCGCCCTCGGGGGTCGGCTCCCCCTTCGCCGCGGCGAGCACCGACGCTCCGAACGCGTCCATCTGGCTGCCGGCGTCGTTGATGTAGTACTCGTTCGCAACCTCGGCGCCGGCCGCACGCAGCACCCGGCTGATCGAATCGCCGAGCGCTGCCCAGCGGCTGTGCCCGATGTGCAGCGGGCCCGTGGGGTTCGCCGAGACGAACTCGAGGTTGATGACGCTGCCCGAGAGCGAGTCGCTGCGACCGTAGTCAGGGCCTGCCTCGACGATCGTCTTGGCGAGAGCGCCGGCGGCTGCGGCCTCGAGGCGGATGTTGATGAAGCCGG encodes:
- the thrB gene encoding homoserine kinase: MTAVPSLTGHRVLVKVPATSANLGPGFDTLGLALARYDEIEVSVPDDSPGHDGSGLEIEVHGVGEGEVPLDERHLVVRAIAHTFARAGVPLPALRLVAHNSIPHGRGLGSSGAAIVAGVMAARGLLDGVVDFGADELLDLATELEGHPDNVAPALFGGLTIAWVTPEGPRHKKLIVHRGVSPLVLVPEHEMSTALARSLQPESVPHEDAVFNVSRSALLVAALVQSPELLFQATEDKLHQHYRAKAMPETDRLIGVLREAGHPAVVSGAGPSILVLASDPSERAAAIALVEATADTAWQALPLAVDFKGATVQSA
- the thrC gene encoding threonine synthase; translation: MNTPISPKANSRQWRGVIREYADRLDVTDATPIVTLGEGGTPLLPAPALSARTGADVWVKFEGMNPTGSFKDRGMTMAVTKAVEHGAKVVICASTGNTSASAAAYATHAGIKAAVLVPEGKIAMGKLSQAIAHNAELLQVQGNFDDCLDIARDLAANYPVHLVNSVNNDRIEGQKTAAFEVVEVLGDAPDFHFIPVGNAGNYTAYTRGYREDIAAGNATRLPRMFGFQAAGSAPIVRGEVVRDPDTIASAIRIGNPASWELALEARDASDGYFGAIEDEKILEAQRILSAEVGIFVEPASAISVAGLLERSAAGVVPAGARVVLTVTGHGLKDPQWALRMADGSDVQPTVVPVDTAQIASVLGLAS
- a CDS encoding homoserine dehydrogenase, giving the protein MIEYRSIRVGLLGAGSVGSQVARLLLDHSDELAQRIGARIELVGIAVRDLDAERDAELPRELLTTDSDALILGSDIVIELMGGIEPARTLMLQAIASGADVVTGNKALIAQHGPELFAAAEQVGAQLSYEAAVAGAIPIIRPLRDSLAGDRVDRILGIVNGTTNFILDRMDQTGATLEDALATATELGYAEADPTADIGGYDAAQKAAILASLAFHTSVPVEAVHREGITEISAAQVDSARRAGYVVKLLAICERLTDGETGEEGVSARVYPALVPRSHPLAAVHGGNNAVFVEASAAGPLMFYGAGAGGVQTASAVLGDLVAIARRHVIGGPGTAESTHAALPVLEIGRITTRYAITLEVADEPGVLEQIARTFADHGVSVEQLQQTVDEGSDRATLVIGTHEAKESALAETVAALVQSPVVASLASVLRVEGAV
- the lysA gene encoding diaminopimelate decarboxylase, whose translation is MASSAPVPGWLRVPDDANALAPLVWPSTAARDEAGRLVIAGVDAASLVAEYGTPLHVVDEADARARASQIRRAFDDAAAAIGTTVTVYYAGKAFLSGAIVHWVTEEGLAVDVCTGGELAVALAAGADPARIGFHGNNKSVAEIERAVEAGVGTIIIDSEIEIERVADAAARAGRVQPVRLRVNSGVHASTHEFLATAHEDQKFGVPLASAVELGTRIRSHASLDLIGLHCHIGSQIFDAAGFAESAERLLGAHAELSKTGPVPELNLGGGFGIAYTSADEPSPIEEIAQGIAAAVATGCREHGIPVPKLAFEPGRSIIGPAGVTLYTVGTTKPVPIEGGVRRYVSIDGGMSDNARTALYGAEYSARIASRVSTAAPALVRVAGKHCESGDIVVDAEYLPGDVAPGDLLAVPATGAYCWSLGSNYNHVPRPPVIAVRDGVARVIVHGETEQQLLARDAVLAASDLSNDRPMEGNPA
- a CDS encoding DUF2993 domain-containing protein, with the protein product MVKHGDERDRGDGSERAWWRSGADEPEGEPQATDEATAATAVMPGDLTDARPTEVIAPPAARNAAAAPAEDPAEPRSRGRLGRSARIWIVVGVVLAAIVALVVVADVIGRGIAEQRVAQNIEANLPEGVEGDVDVRIGGFSVIAQYLSGTMQHVELSAPQLSVDGAPLAVEVVADGLPVDTSSPVRRLSATITADEESVNRLVTVAGVETGLTLGDGIVGYEGSVELLGLPLTYQVTATPTAAGDAVLLEPSGVEVTAGGASLDVSGLLDRLVGGTPIELCIADRLPAGVLLESVSVTPGTAVVELDGDGLVLDSASLQQRGTCD
- a CDS encoding arginine--tRNA ligase, with product MTPADLSLALYDLVLALVERRRAEGEEVVFELTAAEVVLERPKNREHGDWASNLAMRVAKPLSRSPRDLATELAAGLTGVDGVASAEVAGPGFINIRLEAAAAGALAKTIVEAGPDYGRSDSLSGSVINLEFVSANPTGPLHIGHSRWAALGDSISRVLRAAGAEVANEYYINDAGSQMDAFGASVLAAAKGEPTPEGGYPGSYISDLAASVLEREPKLLELADDVALHTAKEIAYELQFAEIRESLARFNVHFDVWTSERRMHSTGDDGLSDVDTAVERLRAQGHVFELDDAVWVRTTDFGDDKDRVVRRSNGVYTYFAADAALYLDKGDRGFKHKIYLLGADHHGYVHRLKALAGAAGDDPERDIEVQIGQLVSINGAKLSKRAGNIIELDDLQAWLGTDPLRYTLGRYPADSPLTIDPEILQRRTNDNPVFYVQYAHARTCAVDRNAASVGLDRSSFAPELLTHETESALLGALQEFPRVVAQSAELREPHRVARYIEELAGLYHRWYDNCRVLPLGEEPIGEMHRTRLWLNDATGQVLRNGLALLGVSAPERM